Proteins from a single region of Pseudomonas sp. BSw22131:
- the cobJ gene encoding precorrin-3B C(17)-methyltransferase — protein sequence MSVSPDKAPAIVILGNGALATAQRIQVLYPDASIHGLAGRVEGADHSYDEFGATMRQLYQQDTPIIALCAAGIVIRTLAPLLLEKGADPPVLAVAEDGSAVVPLLGGLGGVNVMARDIAACLEVSAAITTSGELRFGTCLLNPPAGYALGDLALGKRFVSDLLSGQSVRIEGEAPWLDQAQLPEDEHAHLAIHVGSASREPSPHELLIYPRNVLVAVNPAVPELASAVRSALHDARIAVQSLACLIAVDSEMANPALQAAAAQLGVPLRFVDGASDVSEMAQRVLPQLLPPICIAEGIAIAVASAPLDVQQMGRGRGRLAVVGMGPGATDFMIPAVKAELARANDVLGYETYVRMAGPFRGDQVLHCTDNREEMLRARHAFELAAQGRSVVVVSSGDPGVFAMAAAVLEALHDSDNPDWHQVELEILPGVSASLATAAQAGAPLGHDFCVMSLSDNLKPWDIIEKRLDLACQADLALAFYNPISRSRPWQLGRALEIVRQHRRPETVVTLGRDIGRPGQTLRVITLGDLAPEQVDMRTMVLIGSSLTAAFDRADGSQWVYTPRWYGVKPTG from the coding sequence ATGAGCGTGTCTCCCGACAAAGCGCCTGCCATCGTCATTCTGGGCAATGGGGCGCTGGCCACGGCGCAGCGAATTCAAGTGCTGTACCCCGACGCATCGATCCATGGACTCGCCGGACGTGTCGAAGGCGCAGACCACAGCTATGACGAATTTGGCGCGACGATGCGCCAGCTGTATCAACAGGACACTCCGATCATTGCGCTGTGCGCGGCCGGTATTGTGATTCGTACCCTGGCCCCGCTGTTGCTCGAAAAGGGTGCCGACCCCCCCGTGCTCGCCGTTGCTGAAGACGGCAGCGCGGTGGTTCCGTTGCTCGGTGGTCTGGGTGGTGTCAACGTCATGGCCCGCGACATTGCCGCGTGCCTTGAGGTCTCAGCCGCCATCACCACCAGCGGCGAGCTGCGTTTCGGCACCTGCCTGCTTAATCCACCGGCAGGTTATGCATTGGGCGACCTGGCGCTGGGCAAACGCTTTGTGTCGGATTTACTGTCCGGCCAAAGCGTTCGTATCGAAGGAGAGGCGCCTTGGCTTGATCAGGCACAACTGCCTGAGGACGAGCATGCGCACCTGGCGATTCATGTCGGTAGCGCTTCGCGCGAGCCTTCGCCGCATGAACTGCTGATCTACCCGCGCAATGTGCTGGTGGCCGTGAACCCGGCAGTGCCCGAGCTGGCGAGCGCAGTGCGTTCGGCCTTGCACGATGCGCGAATTGCCGTGCAGTCGCTGGCGTGCCTGATCGCGGTCGACAGCGAAATGGCCAATCCGGCGTTGCAGGCGGCCGCCGCCCAACTGGGCGTGCCGTTACGGTTTGTCGACGGGGCGTCTGATGTGAGCGAAATGGCTCAGCGAGTTCTGCCCCAACTGCTGCCGCCAATCTGTATCGCTGAAGGCATTGCGATTGCCGTGGCGTCTGCACCGCTCGATGTCCAGCAGATGGGACGTGGGCGAGGGCGGCTTGCGGTTGTGGGCATGGGGCCGGGAGCTACAGACTTCATGATCCCAGCGGTCAAGGCCGAATTGGCTCGGGCCAACGATGTACTCGGATACGAAACCTACGTGCGGATGGCCGGGCCGTTTCGCGGCGATCAGGTGCTGCATTGCACGGATAACCGTGAAGAGATGCTGCGCGCCCGCCATGCCTTTGAGTTGGCGGCGCAAGGGCGCTCGGTGGTGGTGGTGTCATCCGGCGACCCCGGCGTATTTGCCATGGCAGCTGCGGTGCTGGAAGCGCTGCATGATTCGGACAATCCCGACTGGCATCAGGTGGAACTGGAAATCCTGCCCGGGGTTTCCGCCTCGCTGGCCACTGCGGCTCAGGCCGGTGCGCCCTTGGGGCACGATTTCTGCGTGATGTCGCTGTCAGACAACCTCAAACCGTGGGATATCATCGAAAAGCGTCTGGACCTTGCGTGTCAGGCAGACCTGGCGCTGGCGTTCTACAACCCGATTTCCCGTTCACGCCCTTGGCAACTGGGGCGGGCGCTGGAGATTGTGCGTCAGCATCGCCGTCCTGAAACCGTTGTGACGCTTGGGCGCGACATCGGGCGGCCAGGCCAGACGCTTCGGGTTATTACACTGGGCGACTTGGCCCCGGAGCAAGTGGACATGCGCACCATGGTCCTGATTGGTTCGTCCTTGACTGCCGCTTTTGATCGCGCAGATGGCAGTCAGTGGGTGTACACGCCCAGGTGGTATGGCGTGAAACCTACAGGCTGA